TATGCGCATCTAACGCTTGCTGTAACAAATCCATATCAGTAGTTGGCTTAGCATTGTTACTGTCTTTGTTGTCGTCATCTAGCAGTTCCTGAACCAAAGCAATCGCTTGCTCACTATTAGGGCGTAACCCTTCTGTGCGCCCGGCCATAAAGTGACTGGTATCGACAGCCTCATAGGTATTACGCACTTGACCAAAGGTTTTTAGCTGAGCATAGAGCAGCGCAAACTGCATTAGTGCATCATGACTGACTTTACCTTGAAGCCCACTATAATCTGCTAGGCTGCGTTGAACCTTAATTTGTTGGGCACGCTGGCGGATGTCTTCAATGTCCTGTTGAATCTGCAACAATAGCGACTCATCGTCACATTGCCAGTCTAAGCGCTGAGCTTCAGATACTGACTTTTCACTGCTATGACTGTCATCATCAAAATTAATGTGTGATTTTAACGCTTCTGGGGCAGCATCGACTAAGCCAAAAGCATAATTAAACATGTGTTGTAGAGCCGCGCCATCTATTTCACTGTGCTCGAAGTGAATGGCCAAAAAGTCAGAATCCAAATCCATTTGATAGGTATTGGGTTTTAATTGCCAAGCATGTCCTGGCATAAAGGTTTGTTGCTGAATCTGAGTGACATCATCCGCACCCGAGCGATACAGTGACAGGCAAAATAGACTGTCTTTAACCGCTTGATAGGCTTGCTTATTGTGCGGCTGCTGACACAGCTGATTTAAATAGCTAGCGACTTTAACACTGCCCAATGCACTCACTTCGGTAAAGTCGATAACCGGCTTTTCATAATCCGCATTTATAATCAATTCTAGGATGGCTTCAATTTGAGCTGCAGATATCAGCTTGCCGGTGTTGTCAGTTAGGGGCAGCGTAAAATGATGACCTTGCCAAAATAGGCTCATGCTGCGATTGGCCGCTTGTTTCGGTGCGTAATAATAACTATCCTGCACCGCCTTATCGGCACTTGGCTCACGAATGGCACCAGTTAATAGTCGCCAGTTGTACATAGAGATGGGCTGGCCACGTGGATCAATCGGAGGCTCAATGTTGTCATTAATATAATCTAGATGTAACCACGCCAATCGATAGATAAGGCTAACAGCTCGCTTAATGCCAGTGTGTGCGGTCTGATAGTTGATCTGTAAGCTGGCGTTATTGGTAATGGCGTGTGGGCGGGTGTCTTGCAGGTACTCTGCCAACTTAAGCTCAGTCAACCAGCTTAGCCCTTGATTTTCTTGAGTCTGTGCATAGGCTTGTAATCGTTGTTGCAGGATGGGGCCGCCTTGATTTTGAAAGGCTTGTGCAGCAGCTGCGGTAGCATCACGCTGCTGTGGGCTTAACAGGGGTGAGATGCCGCCCATAAAGCGCTGCAGGGTTTGATCTAACTTAGGAATAGGAAGCGATTGCATACAGTATCCTTAATGATAAAAATGATTTTATTATTGTGCACATTTAAATAAAAAAACAGCCTTTAAAATCTAGTCTATGCAGTAAGTTAACATCATAAGCACTGAGTATCAATTAAGCCAATATTTAAGCCGATATCGTTGTGCTGATATTAAATATTCACGCTATTCACATCGCCTTTTAAGTCATTAAAAAGTCAATCAGTTTGGCTTGGAATGTCATGCATAACACATTCTAATGCGATAAACTATCGCACATAATAAGTGCCACTGATGACACTTAAAAACTATTAAAATATTTAGTGGCATTTAAACCAGCACTATTAAAATCAACAGAATTAAAATTAGCATTATTTAAAAAGGATATCCGCTTTGACTACATTATCGCTGCCAACACTTGCCACTATTGATGATGACAACCTGCAAAGTGAAATACAAGCGCTGTGGGATAATAAAACCAAGCCACAAGGGTCGCTTGGCCGCTTAGAATCATTAGCGATGCGTATTGGCTTGATTCAAGGCTCAACAACGCCAAGCGTTGATAGGGCACACATTCGTGTGTTTGCCGCTGATCATGGTCTAGCGCAGCATGGTACTTCTGCTTTTCCAACCGCTGTCACTGCTCAAATGGTATTGAACTTCTTAAACGGCGGCGCTGCTATTAATGTGCTCGCCCGACAGCATGAGATAGAGTTAAAAGTGGTAGATGCTGGTGTGGCAGCGGATTTTGCTGATTTTGGTATCACTGATAATCCGCAATTAATTAGCCAATACAAAGTCCGTTTAGGCAGCCGTGATGCGCTAAATGAGCCTGCTATGACTCAAGAGGAATGTGTGCAAGCCATTAATGCCGGCATGGAAATTGCCAAGCAGCTTGACGCAGAAGTATTTATCGCAGGAGAGATGGGCATTGGTAACACCTCTGCTGCCAGCTTATTATTATCACGATTAGAAGATATTCCTATTGCCCAATGTATTGGTCGTGGCACCGGTCTTGATGATGCCGGACTTGCTCGCAAAATTGACACCTTAACACAAGTGCTACAACGTCATCAGCAGGTAACTGAGCCATTAGAAGTATTGGCAGCATTGGGCGGATTAGAGATTGCAATGATGGCAGGTGCCTTTATTCAAGCCGCGCATGAAAGACGAGTATTATTGATT
Above is a window of Psychrobacter sp. FDAARGOS_221 DNA encoding:
- a CDS encoding choline/carnitine O-acyltransferase, with protein sequence MQSLPIPKLDQTLQRFMGGISPLLSPQQRDATAAAAQAFQNQGGPILQQRLQAYAQTQENQGLSWLTELKLAEYLQDTRPHAITNNASLQINYQTAHTGIKRAVSLIYRLAWLHLDYINDNIEPPIDPRGQPISMYNWRLLTGAIREPSADKAVQDSYYYAPKQAANRSMSLFWQGHHFTLPLTDNTGKLISAAQIEAILELIINADYEKPVIDFTEVSALGSVKVASYLNQLCQQPHNKQAYQAVKDSLFCLSLYRSGADDVTQIQQQTFMPGHAWQLKPNTYQMDLDSDFLAIHFEHSEIDGAALQHMFNYAFGLVDAAPEALKSHINFDDDSHSSEKSVSEAQRLDWQCDDESLLLQIQQDIEDIRQRAQQIKVQRSLADYSGLQGKVSHDALMQFALLYAQLKTFGQVRNTYEAVDTSHFMAGRTEGLRPNSEQAIALVQELLDDDNKDSNNAKPTTDMDLLQQALDAHKQRVIACKTGQAFDRHLSGLKYMMTDADANDSSMAEFFNSPGYKTLTGGDFLSTSSMGTQSPVRRILFAPVMAGGFGVNYSLDDSHYEFVLFADQDSSPYLEQMCDACVEAIAKLVALTQQA
- the cobT gene encoding nicotinate-nucleotide--dimethylbenzimidazole phosphoribosyltransferase, yielding MTTLSLPTLATIDDDNLQSEIQALWDNKTKPQGSLGRLESLAMRIGLIQGSTTPSVDRAHIRVFAADHGLAQHGTSAFPTAVTAQMVLNFLNGGAAINVLARQHEIELKVVDAGVAADFADFGITDNPQLISQYKVRLGSRDALNEPAMTQEECVQAINAGMEIAKQLDAEVFIAGEMGIGNTSAASLLLSRLEDIPIAQCIGRGTGLDDAGLARKIDTLTQVLQRHQQVTEPLEVLAALGGLEIAMMAGAFIQAAHERRVLLIDGFITSSALLVAERLVPGVAQFAVFAHHSVEPGHAHLLKVLNAQPLLDFDLRLGEGSGAALAYPLLKSACLTFKEMASFAEAGISEKDSH